A stretch of Paludisphaera borealis DNA encodes these proteins:
- a CDS encoding WXG100 family type VII secretion target gives MAQAIANPEEIRRFAARLKQFNNDLLNQLTVLHGQVSALGQTWRDREQQKFTEEFDATLLVVKRFVDSTNQHIPFLLRKAERLEEYLQQR, from the coding sequence ATGGCCCAAGCAATCGCCAATCCGGAGGAGATCCGCCGGTTCGCCGCGCGGTTGAAGCAGTTCAACAACGATCTCCTGAACCAGTTGACCGTCCTCCACGGTCAGGTCTCCGCGCTGGGCCAGACCTGGCGGGACCGCGAGCAGCAGAAGTTCACCGAGGAATTCGACGCGACCCTGCTGGTCGTCAAGCGGTTCGTCGACTCGACCAACCAGCATATCCCGTTCCTGCTCCGCAAAGCCGAACGTCTCGAAGAGTATTTGCAGCAGCGCTGA
- the sixA gene encoding phosphohistidine phosphatase SixA yields MDELTILRHGITVEHGTPGIPDDDRPLTPKGEKRMREIAAGLAEIGLELDKIVTSPLPRARRTAEIVAEALDLEDRLETADVLRAGGAAQSVVDWLRDRRDARLMIVGHNPMLDELLSLLVLGDPHALPFSLKKGAAAALRRWTENPDRFDLAWLAPPRLLRRKEDD; encoded by the coding sequence ATGGATGAACTGACTATTCTACGACACGGGATCACCGTCGAACATGGCACGCCGGGAATTCCCGACGACGACCGGCCGCTGACCCCCAAGGGCGAAAAACGGATGCGCGAGATCGCCGCCGGCCTCGCCGAGATCGGCCTCGAACTCGACAAAATCGTCACGAGCCCCCTGCCCCGCGCCCGCCGCACCGCCGAGATCGTCGCCGAGGCGCTCGACCTCGAAGACCGCCTCGAAACCGCCGACGTCCTCCGCGCCGGCGGCGCCGCTCAGTCGGTCGTCGACTGGCTCCGCGACCGCCGGGACGCCCGCCTCATGATCGTCGGCCACAACCCGATGCTCGACGAGTTACTGAGCCTGCTCGTCCTCGGCGACCCCCACGCGCTCCCCTTCTCCCTCAAAAAAGGAGCCGCCGCCGCCCTCCGCCGCTGGACCGAAAACCCCGACCGCTTCGACCTCGCCTGGCTCGCCCCCCCACGATTGCTTCGTCGGAAAGAGGACGATTGA
- a CDS encoding vWA domain-containing protein, translated as MDLNRWRVVAVACVGVLGGGCSEQAAREAGRRAKTAEAPTAAASAPVAAGESPLPVAKSEEPAGKLVPAQEAYEEIVDNDFAQVAREPLSTFSIDVDTASYANVRRFLEQNTLPPKDAVRIEELLNYFQYEDPAPKGDEPFAVHAEVAGCPWNPEHRLARIGITGRKIEAGRRPMSNLVFLIDVSGSMSEPNKLPLLVGSLKLLVDQLGENDRVAIVVYAGASGLVLPSTTCDKKAEIIASLESLRAGGSTNGGAGLQLAYDTAIQHFIKGGANRVILATDGDFNVGVTGHDELTRLIEAKAKSGVFLSVFGFGMGNFKDGTLERLADKGNGHYGYIDSPREARKVFVEELGATLVTIAKDVKIQVEFNPSKVGAYRLIGYENRLLQAQDFSDDKKDAGEIGAGHHVTALYELVPPGKDVGYAKVDALEFQKPAEEVEPRPESLIVKLRYKAPDGDASKLIKGGVLDAGTPFTSASRDLQFASAVAGFGMLLRDSPHKGDLTFAAVVEIAGSAVGNDPGGYRTEFLGLVNKAKSLGR; from the coding sequence ATGGACCTGAATCGCTGGCGTGTCGTCGCGGTCGCGTGCGTGGGCGTTCTTGGCGGCGGCTGTTCTGAACAGGCCGCCAGAGAAGCCGGCCGCCGCGCGAAAACCGCGGAGGCTCCTACCGCCGCGGCGTCGGCCCCTGTCGCGGCCGGCGAGTCGCCTCTTCCGGTCGCCAAGAGCGAGGAGCCCGCGGGTAAGCTCGTACCGGCTCAGGAGGCGTACGAGGAGATCGTCGACAATGACTTCGCCCAGGTCGCCCGGGAACCTCTCTCGACGTTCTCGATCGACGTCGACACGGCGAGCTACGCCAATGTGCGACGGTTCCTCGAACAGAACACGCTGCCGCCGAAGGATGCCGTCCGCATCGAGGAGCTGCTCAACTACTTCCAGTACGAAGACCCTGCTCCCAAGGGCGACGAGCCGTTCGCGGTACATGCCGAGGTGGCCGGGTGCCCCTGGAATCCCGAGCACAGGCTGGCCAGGATCGGGATCACCGGCCGGAAGATCGAGGCCGGTCGCCGGCCGATGAGCAACCTGGTGTTTCTGATCGACGTCTCAGGCTCGATGAGCGAGCCGAACAAGCTGCCGTTGTTGGTCGGGTCGTTGAAGTTGCTGGTCGACCAGCTCGGCGAGAACGATCGCGTGGCCATCGTGGTCTACGCGGGCGCGTCGGGCCTCGTCCTCCCGTCCACAACCTGCGACAAGAAGGCCGAGATCATCGCTTCGCTCGAAAGTCTCCGGGCCGGCGGCTCGACCAACGGTGGCGCGGGGCTCCAACTCGCCTACGACACCGCGATCCAGCACTTCATCAAGGGAGGGGCGAACCGGGTGATTCTGGCGACCGACGGCGACTTCAACGTCGGCGTAACCGGACACGACGAGTTGACCCGCCTCATCGAAGCGAAAGCCAAAAGCGGCGTGTTCCTGAGCGTTTTCGGCTTCGGCATGGGGAACTTCAAGGACGGGACGCTCGAACGGCTCGCCGATAAGGGAAACGGTCACTACGGCTACATCGATTCCCCCCGCGAGGCGCGCAAGGTGTTCGTCGAGGAGCTGGGGGCGACACTCGTCACGATCGCCAAGGACGTGAAGATCCAGGTCGAGTTCAACCCCTCGAAAGTCGGGGCGTACCGGCTTATCGGCTACGAGAACCGACTGCTTCAGGCCCAGGACTTCAGCGACGACAAGAAGGACGCTGGCGAGATCGGCGCCGGGCATCACGTCACCGCGCTCTACGAACTGGTCCCTCCGGGGAAGGACGTCGGGTACGCGAAGGTGGACGCGTTGGAGTTCCAGAAGCCGGCCGAGGAGGTTGAGCCTCGTCCCGAATCGTTGATCGTCAAGCTCCGCTACAAGGCGCCGGACGGAGACGCGAGCAAGCTCATCAAAGGGGGCGTCTTGGATGCGGGGACGCCTTTCACCTCGGCCTCTCGGGATCTCCAGTTCGCCAGCGCCGTCGCGGGTTTCGGGATGCTCCTGCGAGACTCGCCCCATAAAGGCGACCTGACCTTCGCAGCCGTCGTAGAGATCGCCGGCTCAGCGGTTGGGAACGACCCCGGCGGCTATCGCACCGAGTTCCTCGGCCTGGTGAATAAGGCAAAGTCGCTCGGTCGTTGA
- a CDS encoding VIT domain-containing protein: MAAVVVLSGAGGAWGQGFIIETRRTVPIQSSFEIREVGVDAQVRNQAAEVQVSQTFHNPGSTQLEAEFFFPLPEDGAVQDFVLMVDGRELTGRLMNKDEARRIYEEIVRTKRDPALLEYMGRGLYRTSVFPIPPGADRKLTMKYTQLCKRDRDVIEFSYPLSTQKFTSKPIQRLSIRASIESKDSIKSVYCPSDDVRIDRSGDHEARISMERTNVIPTSDFRMVYTLAEGAIGASVVSYRPSAGDDGYFLLLASPEVKAPDAKPLPKTVIFVLDRSGSMAGKKIEQARRALKSVLNNLRDDDLFNIVVYDNAVETFRPELERFTSRTREEAERYVDNIREGGGTNIDEALTSALGLIRDHSRPNYLLFLTDGLPTAGEVRELSIADHCRKNNTQKARIFSFGVGFDVNARLLDRLSAGNSGTSEYVRPDEDIETHVARFYSKMSSPVLTDLRIEFTGTDVNRTYPRDLPDLFEGGQIVWVGRYRQPGRTTLKVTGRIADESRTFEFPAELADSDRGSGHNFVERIWAVRRIGYLIDQIDLSGQNKELVDELVSLSTKYGIMTPYTSFLADERVQLHAMNQNADRARLSLETLSEFSGASGVAQRDAKSFYMREERAAGASFAEPNQMAGFSADAAKSGGMMGGMMGKDTAIGRRRRNPQAPANAGMGMAGQNPEAAIRRVGSKTFYYKGQRWVDAVVKPEEDAKAKLIRQFSDEFFALARSQGSELNQYLTFTEPVTVKLDSAVYRIEPAEDKP; this comes from the coding sequence ATGGCGGCGGTCGTCGTGCTGTCGGGCGCGGGGGGGGCTTGGGGGCAGGGATTCATCATCGAGACGCGGCGGACCGTGCCGATCCAGAGTTCGTTCGAAATCCGCGAGGTCGGCGTCGACGCCCAGGTTCGCAACCAGGCGGCCGAGGTCCAGGTTTCGCAGACGTTCCACAACCCCGGGTCGACCCAGCTTGAAGCCGAGTTCTTCTTCCCGCTGCCCGAAGACGGCGCGGTGCAGGATTTCGTCCTCATGGTCGACGGCCGTGAGCTGACGGGCCGGCTGATGAACAAGGACGAGGCGCGGCGGATCTACGAGGAGATCGTCCGCACCAAGCGCGATCCGGCGCTGCTCGAATACATGGGCCGGGGGCTCTACCGCACGAGCGTCTTCCCGATCCCTCCGGGGGCCGATCGCAAGCTGACGATGAAGTACACGCAGCTCTGCAAACGCGACCGCGACGTGATCGAGTTCTCCTATCCGCTGTCGACCCAGAAATTCACCTCCAAGCCGATCCAGCGGCTGTCGATCCGCGCGTCGATCGAGAGTAAAGACTCGATCAAATCGGTCTACTGCCCCAGCGACGACGTCCGCATCGACCGCTCGGGGGATCACGAGGCCCGGATCAGCATGGAGCGGACGAACGTCATCCCGACGAGTGATTTCCGGATGGTCTATACGCTGGCCGAAGGGGCGATCGGGGCGTCGGTCGTGAGCTATCGTCCGAGCGCCGGCGACGACGGCTATTTCCTGCTGCTGGCCAGCCCCGAGGTCAAGGCGCCGGACGCCAAGCCGCTGCCCAAGACGGTGATCTTCGTGCTCGACCGATCCGGCTCGATGGCCGGCAAGAAGATCGAGCAGGCGCGGCGGGCGTTGAAATCGGTGCTCAACAACCTCCGCGACGACGACCTGTTCAACATCGTGGTTTACGACAACGCCGTCGAAACCTTCCGGCCCGAGCTGGAACGCTTCACCTCGCGGACCCGCGAGGAGGCCGAGCGGTACGTCGACAACATCCGCGAGGGGGGCGGCACGAACATCGACGAGGCGCTCACGTCGGCCCTCGGCTTGATTCGCGACCACTCGCGGCCCAACTACCTCCTCTTCCTCACCGACGGCCTTCCGACCGCCGGCGAGGTCCGCGAACTGTCGATCGCCGACCACTGCCGGAAGAACAACACGCAGAAGGCGCGGATCTTCAGCTTCGGCGTCGGCTTCGACGTCAACGCCCGGCTGCTCGACCGCCTGAGCGCCGGCAACAGCGGGACGAGCGAATACGTGCGGCCCGACGAGGACATCGAGACCCACGTCGCCCGGTTCTATTCGAAGATGAGCAGCCCCGTGCTGACCGATCTCCGCATCGAATTCACCGGCACGGACGTCAACCGGACCTACCCACGCGACCTGCCCGACCTGTTCGAAGGCGGCCAGATCGTCTGGGTCGGGCGGTATCGCCAGCCGGGCCGGACGACGCTCAAGGTCACTGGCCGGATCGCGGACGAGTCCCGCACGTTCGAGTTCCCCGCCGAACTGGCCGACTCCGATCGAGGCAGCGGCCATAACTTCGTCGAGCGGATCTGGGCCGTGCGCCGGATCGGCTATTTGATCGACCAGATCGACCTCAGCGGCCAGAACAAAGAGCTGGTCGACGAGTTGGTGAGCCTGAGCACGAAGTACGGAATCATGACCCCTTACACGTCGTTCTTGGCCGACGAGCGCGTGCAACTGCACGCGATGAACCAGAACGCCGACCGCGCCCGGTTGTCGTTGGAAACACTGTCCGAGTTCAGCGGCGCCTCGGGCGTCGCCCAGCGGGACGCGAAGAGTTTCTACATGCGGGAAGAACGCGCTGCGGGTGCCTCGTTCGCCGAGCCGAACCAAATGGCGGGCTTCAGTGCCGACGCCGCCAAGAGCGGAGGCATGATGGGCGGCATGATGGGCAAAGATACGGCGATCGGCAGGAGGCGCCGCAACCCGCAAGCCCCGGCGAATGCCGGCATGGGGATGGCCGGACAGAACCCCGAGGCGGCGATCCGCCGGGTCGGCTCCAAGACCTTCTATTACAAGGGCCAGCGCTGGGTCGACGCCGTGGTGAAGCCCGAGGAAGACGCCAAGGCCAAGCTGATCCGCCAGTTCAGCGACGAATTCTTCGCCCTGGCCCGCTCGCAAGGGTCCGAGCTGAACCAGTACCTGACGTTCACCGAGCCCGTCACCGTCAAGCTCGACTCCGCCGTCTACCGCATCGAGCCGGCCGAGGATAAGCCCTGA
- a CDS encoding carbonic anhydrase: MDIIYRYDPFEKIAPRPALNAEGALKSLESGHLRYRHTVDRVKAELEGEILTEPLVIKVDPLRLGLRDVAGVPLHTPYALVLGCSDARAPIEQIFDQSPNDLFVIRVAGNVLGTECLGSIDYAVRNLGGSLALVVVLGHTGCGAVKAAVDLYLAPNDYPDLGLTHALRSLVDRVLIAVRGAAKAVDRVCGSDAKNHPGYYDALVETGVYLNAALTAFDVQREVEMFQGNSRAGVVYGVFDLADQRVRSQPDQGTALPPPFAKVAESPSDLESLGDRVVTAIVARGAL, from the coding sequence GTGGACATTATCTACCGTTACGATCCGTTCGAGAAGATCGCCCCCCGGCCGGCGCTGAACGCCGAAGGGGCCTTGAAATCGTTGGAAAGCGGACATCTTCGGTATCGCCATACGGTCGATCGGGTCAAGGCGGAGCTTGAAGGCGAAATCCTCACGGAACCGTTGGTGATCAAGGTCGATCCGCTGCGGCTTGGGCTCAGGGACGTCGCGGGCGTGCCGTTGCACACGCCGTACGCCCTGGTGCTGGGGTGTTCGGACGCCCGCGCGCCGATCGAGCAGATCTTCGACCAGTCGCCCAACGACCTGTTCGTGATCCGGGTCGCCGGCAATGTGCTGGGGACCGAGTGCCTGGGGAGCATCGACTACGCCGTCCGCAATCTTGGTGGCAGTCTGGCGCTGGTGGTGGTCCTGGGGCACACCGGCTGCGGCGCGGTGAAGGCGGCCGTCGACCTGTACCTGGCCCCGAACGACTACCCGGACCTCGGGCTCACCCACGCGCTGCGGTCGCTCGTCGATCGGGTGCTGATCGCCGTCCGGGGGGCGGCCAAGGCCGTTGATCGCGTGTGCGGGAGTGACGCGAAGAATCACCCCGGCTACTATGACGCGCTGGTCGAGACCGGCGTGTACCTCAACGCCGCCCTCACGGCGTTCGACGTCCAGCGGGAGGTCGAGATGTTCCAGGGGAATTCGCGGGCCGGGGTCGTGTACGGCGTGTTCGACCTGGCCGACCAGCGCGTCCGCTCGCAGCCCGACCAGGGGACTGCGCTCCCGCCGCCGTTCGCCAAGGTCGCCGAGAGCCCGAGCGACCTCGAAAGCCTCGGCGACCGGGTCGTCACGGCGATCGTGGCCAGAGGCGCGCTCTGA
- a CDS encoding nucleotide exchange factor GrpE: protein MPDPVNLTEDVPPTPDDDEAFGLDLEIPAEVVAAILEPEAEPEPEPITEQVLVEPDNDVRRAVDRLGDRIDQRLAGLQAQFDREVRAEASRERVVDRLHAELQEYKQDLLLKVQRPIFVDLIQLHDDVGKMAEAQGDDGEAVRGMLESIQTAVEDILYRQGVEPFRNDDEAFDPRRQRAVTTTPTDEPDRAKTVAQRLRPGFQAGDKVIRPEIVTVYTLKP, encoded by the coding sequence ATGCCCGATCCCGTAAACCTGACCGAGGACGTTCCGCCGACCCCGGACGACGACGAGGCGTTCGGCCTGGACCTGGAGATCCCCGCCGAGGTCGTCGCGGCGATCCTCGAACCGGAGGCGGAGCCTGAGCCTGAGCCAATCACGGAGCAAGTTCTCGTCGAGCCCGACAACGACGTCCGCCGGGCGGTCGATCGGCTCGGCGATCGGATCGACCAGCGGCTGGCGGGCCTTCAGGCCCAGTTCGATCGCGAGGTTCGGGCCGAGGCCAGCCGCGAGCGGGTCGTCGACCGGCTGCACGCCGAGCTTCAGGAATACAAGCAGGACCTGCTGCTGAAGGTGCAGCGGCCGATCTTCGTCGACCTGATCCAGCTTCACGACGACGTCGGCAAGATGGCCGAGGCCCAGGGGGACGACGGCGAGGCCGTCCGGGGGATGCTCGAATCGATCCAGACCGCCGTCGAGGACATCCTCTACCGCCAGGGCGTCGAGCCGTTCCGCAACGACGACGAGGCGTTCGACCCCCGCCGCCAGCGCGCCGTCACGACCACGCCGACCGACGAGCCCGACCGCGCCAAGACCGTCGCCCAGCGGCTCCGCCCCGGCTTCCAGGCCGGCGACAAGGTCATCCGCCCCGAGATCGTGACGGTCTATACCCTCAAGCCGTGA
- a CDS encoding M24 family metallopeptidase translates to MLTREGCLARRRRLWEATAGTIDAIVITQPESLVYFAGFRASPFTFRSSESSAALILLPDRAILIADDLLDPYLAESHVDATAAFSWYAGERPAPHRGDRLVEAFTEAWPRTAGSRLGVEYASIPAGILDGVSGISDDQAFEVSNIDPIVRELRRAKDADELALLRRSARAGEAAHAAALDRMRPGMTELDAFLIVQEAAVREAGEPVQVYGDFVASGGPDAIEPPRTPRLRNRPIRAGELLLLDFSVVVHGYRADFTNTFVVGGEPTARQRAMADACLGALAAGEALLGPDREARAIDAAVRGYFASLKLDSYFQSHSGHGLGLGHPEPPFLVPDSDETLAVGDVVALEPSINAPEVGLMRFERNYLITENGCELLTRHRLTLTP, encoded by the coding sequence ATGCTCACCCGTGAAGGATGTCTGGCGCGGCGGCGGCGGCTTTGGGAAGCGACGGCCGGCACGATCGACGCGATCGTGATCACGCAGCCGGAAAGCCTGGTCTACTTCGCCGGCTTTCGCGCTTCTCCCTTCACGTTCCGATCGTCGGAATCGAGCGCCGCGCTCATTTTGCTTCCCGACCGGGCGATCCTCATCGCCGACGACCTGCTCGATCCGTACCTGGCGGAAAGCCACGTCGACGCGACGGCGGCGTTCTCGTGGTATGCGGGCGAGCGTCCGGCGCCGCACCGGGGGGACAGGCTCGTCGAGGCGTTCACGGAGGCCTGGCCGCGAACCGCGGGGAGCCGGCTCGGCGTCGAGTACGCGTCGATTCCAGCTGGAATCCTCGACGGCGTCTCCGGCATCTCGGACGACCAGGCGTTCGAGGTGTCGAACATCGATCCGATCGTCCGCGAGCTGCGGCGCGCGAAGGACGCCGACGAGCTGGCCCTGCTCCGCCGATCGGCCCGGGCGGGTGAAGCCGCCCACGCCGCGGCCCTCGATCGGATGCGGCCGGGCATGACGGAACTCGACGCCTTTTTGATCGTGCAGGAGGCGGCCGTCCGCGAGGCCGGCGAGCCGGTCCAGGTGTACGGCGACTTCGTCGCCAGCGGCGGCCCCGACGCGATCGAGCCCCCGCGCACCCCTCGGCTGAGAAACCGGCCGATCCGGGCCGGCGAGCTGCTGTTGCTCGATTTCTCGGTCGTCGTCCACGGCTACCGGGCCGATTTCACGAACACGTTCGTCGTCGGCGGCGAGCCGACCGCCCGCCAGCGCGCGATGGCCGACGCCTGCCTCGGCGCTCTGGCCGCCGGCGAAGCCCTGCTCGGCCCCGACCGCGAGGCCCGCGCCATCGACGCCGCCGTCCGCGGCTATTTCGCGAGCCTGAAACTCGACTCGTACTTCCAATCGCACAGCGGCCACGGCCTCGGCCTCGGCCATCCCGAACCACCTTTTCTGGTCCCCGACAGCGACGAGACTCTGGCCGTCGGCGACGTCGTCGCCCTTGAGCCGAGCATCAACGCGCCCGAGGTCGGACTAATGCGGTTCGAGCGCAATTACCTCATCACCGAAAACGGCTGCGAACTGCTGACCCGCCACCGCCTCACCCTGACGCCTTGA
- the tpx gene encoding thiol peroxidase — MAETRKGEVTFKGNPVELVGPKLKAGDKAPDFQAVGAGLAVLSLADTAGKARLFNVVPSLDTPVCNKQTKHFAEVLKELGDKVAAYTVSTDLPFAQARFCTEAQIDNVKNLSDAHNHSFGEHYGVLIQGLPVPLLARAVFVVDGSNTITYVQIVPEIATEPDYEPALKALKAAAGA; from the coding sequence ATGGCAGAGACGCGCAAGGGCGAAGTGACGTTCAAGGGCAACCCGGTCGAGCTGGTCGGCCCCAAGCTAAAGGCGGGCGACAAGGCCCCGGATTTCCAGGCGGTGGGCGCGGGCCTGGCGGTGCTGTCGCTGGCCGACACCGCGGGCAAGGCCCGGCTGTTCAACGTGGTGCCGTCGCTCGACACCCCGGTCTGCAACAAGCAGACGAAGCATTTCGCCGAGGTCCTCAAGGAGCTGGGCGACAAGGTGGCGGCCTACACCGTCAGCACCGACCTGCCGTTCGCCCAGGCCCGGTTCTGCACCGAGGCCCAGATCGACAACGTCAAGAACCTCTCCGACGCTCACAACCACAGCTTCGGCGAGCACTACGGCGTCTTGATCCAGGGGCTGCCGGTCCCGCTGCTGGCCCGCGCGGTCTTCGTCGTCGACGGCTCGAACACGATCACCTACGTCCAGATCGTCCCCGAGATCGCCACCGAGCCCGACTACGAGCCCGCCCTGAAGGCCCTGAAAGCCGCCGCCGGCGCTTGA